The Henckelia pumila isolate YLH828 chromosome 2, ASM3356847v2, whole genome shotgun sequence genome includes a window with the following:
- the LOC140877948 gene encoding protein FAR1-RELATED SEQUENCE 5-like, with product MNERNSTFFFDFEIDSDNRFRKCFWADPVSRSAYNVFGDVVVFDTTYNTNKYGMIFAPFVGFNHLHQTIIFGCGFLSDEKTESFVWLLNKFIEAMPKGAPNVIITDQDPAMTKAIAQVFPQTVHRYCLWHILNKFPDKIDPVTIRDHYQSIKNVIANSTTPDEFEKSWIEVIKRTNLEKIDWLSLISVVHTRHNSYGNTDEEDFASIAGSNNK from the exons ATGAATGAGAGGAACTCAacttttttctttgattttgagattgattcAGATAACAGATTTCGTAAATGTTTTTGGGCGGACCCTGTATCAAGGAGTGCATACAATGTGTTTGGTGATGTAGTTGTGTTTGACACTACGTATAACACCAACAAATATGGGATGATTTTTGCGCCGTTTGTAGGATTTAATCATCTTCATCAAACAATTATTTTTGGTTGCGGCTTTTTAAGTGACGAGAAAACGGAATCTTTTGTTTGGTTGCTCAACAAGTTCATTGAAGCTATGCCTAAAGGTGCACCAAATGTTATTATTACTGACCAGGATCCTGCTATGACGAAAGCCATTGCACAGGTTTTCCCTCAAACAGTGCATCGATATTGTCTGTGGCACATACTGAACAAATTCCCAGATAAAATAGACCCTGTGACTATTCGTGATCACTATCAAAGCATAAAGAATGTCATTGCAAATTCTACAACACCTGATGAATTTGAGAAGTCCTGGATAGAGGTTATCAAGCGTACAAATTTGGAGAAAATTGATTGGTTGTCATTGAT ATCAGTTGTACATACTCGTCATAACAGTTATGGCAACACAGATGAAGAAGATTTTGCATCTATAGCTG GTTCTAACAACAAGTAG
- the LOC140877947 gene encoding uncharacterized protein — MGIQDADRVRCAIYMLKDDAALWWEGTVIGLDVAGMTWRDFRTVFFEKYFTEDVRAEDERERLRHFTDGLRPDIKHDVFMADVATYKAAVIKAYRSEIGRREMQAEYQRKRQFQQPSRGQSSQQPAKRSYLGSSKGPNPPRPQRSQQQRPQGQPRQQQQQGAVAPNPGGVPICRSCQRPHSGQCMAGSGRCYHCGEPGHVLKNCPRRKQTTGRLFVMQAEEADPDTSLITGKISIRGVATFALLDSGATHSFISQSFIERVGIVPEVSSSGYDITVPSGEVLFTTSVISGLELEFEGYVVRADLVVFPMTGFDLILVEKPYLGSVKDVDVVRDYPDVFPEDVAGIPPVREVEFGIELLPGTVPIS, encoded by the exons atggggattcAGGATGCTGACCGAGTTCGTTGCGCCATCTACATGCTGAAAGATGacgcagccctttggtgggagggcaCCGTGATTGGATTGGATGTTGCGGGGATGACTTGGAGGGACTTCAGGACCgtgttctttgagaagtacttCACGGAGGATGTTCGAG CCGAGGATGAGAGAGAGAGGCTTCGACACTTCACCGACGGCTTGAGGCCcgacatcaagcatgatgtttttATGGCCGATGTGGCGACGTATAAGGCAGCGGTGATCAAGGCGTATCGGTCGGAGATAGGGAGGAGAGAGATGCAGGCCGAGTATCAGAGGAAGAGGCAGTTCCAGCAGCCATCTCGGGGACAGTCTTCGCAGCAGCCTGCAAAGAGATCGTACCTTGGGTCGTCTAAGGGCCCAAATCCTCCGAGACCGCAGCGGtcccagcagcagaggccacagggcCAGCCCagacagcagcagcagcaggggGCGGTTGCCCCTAACCCTGGAGGAGTGCCCATCTGTAGGTCGTGTCAGAGGCCCCACTCCGGACAGTGTATGGCAGGTTCAGGCAGGTGCTATCACTGCGGGGAGCCGGGTCACGTTTTGAAGAACTGTCCGAGGAGGAAGCAGACGACGGGGCGcctgtttgtgatgcaggctgaggaggctgATCCCGACACTTCTCTTATCACAG GGAAAATTAGTATTAGAGGTGTTGCGACATTTGCGTTATTAGATTCTGGAGCAACACACTCTTTTATCTCTCAGTCTTTCATTGAGCGGGTGGGTATTGTACCCGAGGTGTCTAGTTCAGGGTACGATATTACCGTGCCTTCTGGTGAGGTTCTCTTTACCACCAGTGTTATCAGTGGTTTGGAGTTGGAGTTTGAGGGGTATGTGGTTAGAGCTGATCTAGTGGTTTTCCCGATGACGGggtttgatcttattttgg TGGAAAAGCCATATTTGGGATCAGTGAAGGATGTAGATGTTGTTCGTGATTATCCGGATGTTTTCCCGGAAGATGTTGCCGGGATTCCGCCAGTTCGGGAGGTCGAGTTCGGCATTGAGTTGCTGCCAGGTACCGTGCCTATCTCTTAG
- the LOC140877946 gene encoding uncharacterized protein, whose protein sequence is MRTAQSHQKSYADRRRRDLEFSVGDHVFVRVVPMKGVMRFGKRGKLSPRFIGPFEILDRIGTMTYRVALPPSLAAVHNVFHVSMLRKYISNPSHILDFEHLQLASDLTFEERPVQILAREERRLRTRVIPMVKVRWLNHSEEEATWEAETDMQTRYPDLFGTYLNFEDEISFKGREL, encoded by the coding sequence ATGAGGACCGCACAGAGtcatcagaagagttatgctgatcgaCGACGACGCGACCTCGAGTTTTCCGTAGGAGACCATGTATTTGTGAGAGTCGTGCCCATGAAAGGCGTGATGCGTTTTGGTAAGAGAGGCAAGCTCAGTCCGaggtttatcggtccatttgagattttggacaGGATTGGTACCATGACTTATCGTGTAGCGCTGCCTCCTAGTCTTGCAGCggtgcacaatgtattccatgtctcgATGCTGAGAAAGTATATCTCGAACCCATCACATATTCTAGATTTTGAGCATCTACAACTGGCGTCAGATTTGACGTTTGAGGAGCGACCGGTGCAGATTTTGGCGCGTGAGGAGCGGAGACTGAGGACGCGAGTTATTCCCATGGTCAAGGTCCGGTGGCTAAATCATTCTGAGGAGGAGGCCACCTGGGAGGCTGAGACAGACATGCAGACGCGTTATCCGGATCTTTTCGGTACTTAtctcaatttcgaggacgaaatttcttttaAGGGGAGAGAGTTGTAA